Proteins encoded by one window of Xenopus tropicalis strain Nigerian chromosome 6, UCB_Xtro_10.0, whole genome shotgun sequence:
- the ttc39c gene encoding tetratricopeptide repeat protein 39C, giving the protein MAEQHLHTQGKAEPLDPSEDAELALVGINMLLNNGFKESDQLFRKYRNNSPLMSFGASFVSFLNAMMTFEEEKMQLACDDLKMTEKLCESDEGVIETIKNKIKKNVDIRKSSQSMVDRLQRQIIVADCQVYIAVLSFVKQELSAYIKGGWILRKAWKIYNKCYVDINALQEMYQKKTSQESDAANDNHIDAEGVTEDSLNRLKGAVSFGYGLFHLCISMVPPNLLKIINLLGFPGDRLQGLSSLMYASESKDMKAPLATLALLWYHTVVRPFFALDGSDNQGGLKEAKEILNKKESAYPNSSLFMFFKGRIQRLECQINSALTSFHTALELATDQREIQHVCLYEIGWCSMIEMNYKDAFQSFERLKNESRWSQCYYAYLTAVCQGATGDVDGAHDVFKDVQKLFKRKNNQIEQFSVKKSERFKKQSPTKELCVLAAIEVLYLWKALPNCSLSNLQRMSQACHEVLDPAVVGLRSLLLGAIHKCLGNTEDAVQFFQRAVKDEIGRQQNLYVQPYACYELGCLLLDNPETVVKGKTLLFQAKEEYTGYDFENRLHVRIHAALASLREVVPQ; this is encoded by the exons gaatAACAGTCCACTGATGAGCTTTGGTGCCAGTTTTGTCAGCTTTTTG AATGCTATGATGACTTTCgaagaagaaaaaatgcagtTGGCATGCGATGATTTAAAAATGACTGAAAAACTGTGTGAAAGTGACGAAGGCGTCATAGAAACCATAAAGAATAAAATCAAGAAAAAT GTTGACATTAGAAAGTCTTCTCAGTCCATGGTTGATCGGCTGCAGAGACAGATAATTGTGGCAGACTGCCAGGTTTACATTGCGGTACTGTCCTTTGTTAAGCAAGAACTGTCAG CTTATATAAAAGGTGGGTGGATCCTGCGAAAAGCCTGGAAAATATACAACAAGTGCTATGTGGATATAAATGCCCTTCAGGAAATGTATCAGAAGAAGACATCTCAGGAGTCTGATGCTGCAAACGATAATCACATTGACGCTGAAGGTGTCACGGAGGATTCTCTTAACAGGCTGAAAGGTGCTGTGAGCTTTGGCTACGGACTTTTTCACCTTTGCATATCCATGGTGCCCCCAAACCTGCTCAAAATCATCAACTTGCTGGGTTTTCCGGGAGACCGTCTGCAGGGGCTTTCTTCACTGATGTATGCAAGTGAAAGTAAGGACATGAAGGCCCCTTTAGCTAC GTTGGCATTGCTATGGTACCATACTGTAGTACGCCCATTCTTTGCACTGGATGGCAGTGATAACCAAGGTGGACTGAAAGAGGCCAAAGAGATTCTTAACAAGAAGGAATCAGCCTATCCCAACTCTTCTTTATTTATGTTCTTTAAGGGAAGAATACAGCGATTAGAG TGTCAAATAAACAGTGCCTTGACTTCTTTTCACACCGCTCTGGAACTGGCAACAGACCAGAGGGAGATCCAGCATGTTTGTCTATATGAAATAG gttggtgcagcaTGATAGAAATGAACTATAAGGATGCCTTCCAATCCTTTGAGAGACTGAAGAACGAATCGCGATGGTCCCAGTGCTACTATGCTTATCTGACCGCAG tgTGTCAGGGGGCCACCGGGGATGTGGATGGAGCACATGATGTATTTAAAGACGTCCAGAAACTTTTCAAACGGAAGAACAACCAGATTGAGCAATTCTCTGTTAAGAAG aGTGAACGATTTAAAAAACAAAGCCCAACCAAAGAGCTGTGTGTTCTGGCTGCTATTGAGGTGCTGTATCTGTGGAAGGCTCTTCCCAACTGTTCTCTCTCTAACCTCCAGCGCATGAGCCAAG CTTGCCATGAAGTGCTGGATCCAGCTGTTGTGGGTCTGAGGAGTTTGCTCCTTGGTGCTATACATAAATGCCTCGGGAACACTGAAGATGCCGTTCAG TTTTTCCAGCGCGCAGTTAAAGATGAAATAGGTCGTCAGCAGAACCTGTATGTGCAGCCATATGCTTGTTATGAACTGGGCTGCCTATTATTGGACAATCCAGAG ACTGTGGTGAAGGGGAAAACATTGCTTTTTCAGGCAAAG GAAGAATATACCGGCTATGATTTTGAGAACAGATTGCACGTGCGGATCCATGCAGCCTTAGCCTCTCTCAGAGAAGTGGTCCCGCAGTGA